The Bacteroidetes Order II. bacterium sequence GATTGCCACCCATATCTTGGGGAGACATACTTGGTTGGGCTAAATTAATGACATGATTGAGTTGGTGCGTATGACCTAATTCATGTAAAGCAACCGATTCAAAATCATATTGCGTAGGAGATCCCGGGGTTGCCCCGGGTCCAAAATTCCATGTTATGCCCCCTGTTCCACTTCTTCTAAAAACAATATCCAATTCCAGCACCACCGAAATATCATAGGTATCCCCCGGTAGCGGCGGGAAATCTGAATACCAAGAACTTGCTGTTCCCAGAATACCGGATCCAATTAAGTTTGTGTCGTTATCAAATCGGACCAGGCTGACATCATCAAATGCTTTAACATTCAGCGCTGAGCTTCCTCCACTTAAGACATTAAATCCGGTATTGTTTCTCCATGTGTTTGCGGCACGTTCAAAAGCAGATTTTGCTGTATGGGTGTAAAAATTCACGCCATTGCCTTCCGTTGCGGTACTATATGAAAAGGTGTACCCTCCTTGCGAATTGTTGTCTATCAGACGTCGTCGGGTGATTTTCCCCGTGTAACCATGTGTATGGTTGGCATGTGCATAAGGGATATAAACCACTGCCGACGATGTACCTGTTGTGGGATCATTGTTTCGAACCCGAACCGTTCCAGACCCCGCTTTTGCCGGAACTTTGACCACTATTTGGGTATTGCTCCAAGAAACGATGAGGCTGGAAGGCGTTTCAACGTAGGTTGCCCCGCCATCATCAACATTTTTAAAGTACACCTTCGAGTTACTGGCATTGTACGTTCCAAAATTAGACCCGGTAAGGGTCAATTGTTGATCTGCCCCGCCAGCAATGGTCGAGGGTGAAAGGCCCGAAATAATGGGAGTCGCGACATGTTTATGGAGTACGGGCAATCGAAACGCTGGCAATTCTTTCATCCATTGGGCACGTTCCCCAGTAATCTCACCAATGCCTTTATAGAGTTCTTGCGCCGATTCATATCGGTTAAAGGGATCTGCCGGAACAAGGTCTGTCGGGTCATAACGAATCACCTCCAAAGGACCAATATAACCTGTTGGTTGGTCACTTGGCGTGGTCTTTGATAAAACTCTTCGAGGTGTTACGAGGGCCATATAAATGCCCAGAGTTCCTACTTCCAAACCAGGAGAGGGGTGTACATCCACCCCTATATTGTCTACTTGTCCTCCTTGTGTCACCAAGAGAACTTTTTCCGTTGAAGGAAGCCCTTTGAGGATTTGTCTAACAGCAACCTCAT is a genomic window containing:
- a CDS encoding T9SS type A sorting domain-containing protein, with the translated sequence MLQKSVMVGALLISNFLVVSAQCAFLQRVPLEERIRSAAFIVEGQVINKTSFWDDRKEMIYTAYEVAVRQILKGLPSTEKVLLVTQGGQVDNIGVDVHPSPGLEVGTLGIYMALVTPRRVLSKTTPSDQPTGYIGPLEVIRYDPTDLVPADPFNRYESAQELYKGIGEITGERAQWMKELPAFRLPVLHKHVATPIISGLSPSTIAGGADQQLTLTGSNFGTYNASNSKVYFKNVDDGGATYVETPSSLIVSWSNTQIVVKVPAKAGSGTVRVRNNDPTTGTSSAVVYIPYAHANHTHGYTGKITRRRLIDNNSQGGYTFSYSTATEGNGVNFYTHTAKSAFERAANTWRNNTGFNVLSGGSSALNVKAFDDVSLVRFDNDTNLIGSGILGTASSWYSDFPPLPGDTYDISVVLELDIVFRRSGTGGITWNFGPGATPGSPTQYDFESVALHELGHTHQLNHVINLAQPSMSPQDMGGNRLQTPNMVTSVMYYSILNNTDLRTLYAGDIGGGEAMMDICTPDFEAESGETCMAPANLPISMVSFDASIQEKQIQLSWVTISELQNYGFDVEHKEGNNPDTPFKVIGFVEGSGTTVEQKNYQFNTTGLLPGLHTFRLKQRDLGFGFSYSPPIEIILPGQTPFAVTGLYPNPFTTQATFRMSVQKEQNVHISVFDLLGRKMADLYRDKMLENEIQSFTIDAGSLPSGVYLIRVAGESFGHTFKAVLKK